One Nitrosarchaeum sp. DNA window includes the following coding sequences:
- the pyrI gene encoding aspartate carbamoyltransferase regulatory subunit — protein sequence MQESELMVRRIKEGTVLDHIDEGKGLQVLNALRIDGKDGSLITIALNVPSGKFKKKDIIKVENKFLKDDDTNKLAVIAPKATINIIKDYKLIEKRRVALPNEINRIFRCSNPDCISNSTEHIESVMDVIDKEGRVLKCRYCSRVLDVNKLKYN from the coding sequence ATGCAAGAGTCCGAACTTATGGTTCGACGAATTAAGGAGGGTACAGTGTTGGACCACATTGACGAGGGTAAAGGTCTTCAGGTACTGAATGCTTTAAGAATAGACGGTAAAGATGGAAGTCTCATTACTATTGCTCTAAACGTACCCAGTGGAAAATTTAAGAAAAAAGACATAATCAAAGTCGAGAATAAATTTCTAAAAGACGATGATACAAACAAGTTGGCAGTGATTGCACCTAAAGCAACAATTAACATCATCAAAGACTACAAACTAATTGAAAAGAGAAGAGTAGCACTTCCAAATGAAATTAATAGAATTTTTCGTTGTTCAAATCCAGATTGTATCAGTAATAGTACTGAACATATTGAATCAGTGATGGATGTAATTGACAAAGAAGGAAGAGTACTCAAATGCAGATATTGTTCAAGAGTACTAGATGTTAACAAACTGAAATATAATTAA
- a CDS encoding metal ABC transporter permease, with the protein MHRAIISGIAIAILCSIVGLFLVLRRYSLFGDAIAHSSFGGIALGLMAGIYPIWTAYGVSIVSALIITRIKDRFNISGDASIAVLLSSGIAVGLVIIGLSGGFTIDIFSFLFGSILLVSVNDTILILFLTGIILIVILLLYRQLLYSTFNEEQAKVSGIPVEKINYLIVFMAGITVVTSIQLVGVLLISALFVIPNVTAIMYGRGFKQTALLSICFSIFSVVSGILVSYVFDITPAGTIVLFAIGILACTLGIKSAGLLSRHN; encoded by the coding sequence ATGCATAGAGCAATAATTTCAGGTATTGCAATTGCGATTTTATGTTCTATTGTAGGGCTCTTTCTAGTCTTACGTCGTTATTCTTTATTTGGAGATGCGATTGCTCATTCATCATTTGGTGGAATTGCACTAGGTTTGATGGCAGGAATATATCCAATTTGGACTGCATATGGTGTTTCAATAGTTAGTGCTCTAATAATAACACGAATTAAAGATAGATTCAACATATCTGGAGATGCTTCAATAGCTGTTCTTTTGTCATCGGGAATAGCAGTTGGGCTCGTAATTATTGGACTATCTGGAGGTTTTACTATTGATATCTTCAGCTTTCTTTTTGGAAGCATTTTGCTTGTTAGTGTCAATGACACAATTCTGATTTTATTTTTAACAGGAATTATTCTAATTGTGATTCTTTTACTCTATCGTCAGCTTCTTTACTCTACATTTAACGAAGAACAGGCCAAAGTAAGCGGAATTCCAGTTGAAAAAATAAATTATCTTATTGTCTTTATGGCAGGCATCACAGTTGTAACTTCGATACAGCTAGTTGGTGTCTTACTTATTTCTGCACTATTTGTAATTCCAAATGTAACGGCAATAATGTATGGAAGAGGATTCAAGCAAACTGCACTACTTTCAATATGTTTTTCTATATTTTCTGTAGTTTCAGGCATACTAGTATCATATGTATTTGATATTACTCCAGCTGGAACAATTGTTCTATTTGCAATTGGAATATTGGCATGCACTCTGGGAATAAAATCTGCTGGATTGTTATCCAGACATAATTAA
- a CDS encoding V-type ATP synthase subunit D, with the protein MSFGQNVAATKIELLKYKKSSQVATMVQKILDDKRKVLLKNIEEMIEEASKARGGIWDPLQDIYKSVNEAYLALGTNTVDSVAESTPPVMQVDVHVRRVVDVKIPALTVTEKDTKSMPYGFADTNSSIDRAAKQIKELLPKICKAAEYENSIFSLAKALEKTQKLLNALENVIIPQYQQKIRFILATLEEREREEFAKLKKVKAKMVSRK; encoded by the coding sequence ATGTCATTTGGACAAAATGTAGCTGCAACAAAAATCGAACTTCTAAAATATAAAAAATCTAGTCAAGTTGCTACAATGGTTCAGAAGATCTTAGATGATAAACGTAAAGTTCTTTTAAAAAATATTGAAGAAATGATTGAAGAAGCCTCAAAAGCAAGAGGTGGAATTTGGGATCCATTACAAGATATTTACAAATCAGTAAATGAAGCGTATCTTGCATTAGGAACCAACACAGTAGACTCTGTTGCTGAATCCACACCACCTGTAATGCAAGTTGATGTTCATGTACGTAGAGTTGTTGATGTAAAAATTCCTGCCCTTACAGTAACTGAGAAGGATACAAAATCAATGCCTTATGGATTTGCTGATACTAACTCATCTATAGATCGAGCCGCAAAACAGATCAAAGAACTACTTCCAAAAATCTGCAAAGCGGCAGAATATGAAAATTCAATTTTTAGTCTTGCAAAGGCCTTGGAAAAAACTCAAAAACTGCTAAATGCCTTGGAAAATGTCATTATCCCTCAATATCAACAAAAAATACGATTTATTCTTGCTACTCTTGAAGAGAGAGAAAGAGAAGAATTCGCAAAGTTAAAAAAAGTGAAAGCAAAGATGGTGAGTAGGAAATAA
- a CDS encoding CopG family ribbon-helix-helix protein gives MPIVSISLNPEILSELDKLQKSMGFSGRSEAIRAGIRTFISEEKQRSELEGNIHAILLVVHNDEFDHVVSGIKHNFEDLITTHLHSKIEGEKCMELFVIDGDAKRVSTITKDFQVNKNMDTVKLVTL, from the coding sequence ATGCCAATAGTTTCAATCTCACTAAATCCTGAGATTTTATCAGAATTAGATAAATTGCAAAAGAGTATGGGATTTTCAGGAAGGTCTGAAGCAATTAGAGCTGGAATCAGGACATTTATTTCAGAAGAAAAACAAAGATCTGAATTAGAAGGAAATATTCATGCAATTCTTTTGGTTGTTCATAATGATGAGTTTGATCATGTGGTATCTGGGATAAAACATAATTTTGAAGATCTAATCACAACGCATCTTCATAGTAAGATTGAGGGAGAAAAATGTATGGAGTTGTTTGTAATTGATGGTGATGCAAAAAGAGTTTCAACTATTACAAAAGATTTTCAAGTAAACAAAAACATGGATACTGTAAAATTAGTAACTTTATAA
- a CDS encoding PEFG-CTERM sorting domain-containing protein codes for MNKIILSLSKFGIFALTISLLIPISSVYGHGFGIDTISSVDVEGKKISISVETPMFFEPTGEKQITITVTETEAKEQAKNVTLLIGLFHENKMIFRNYFFTPDGVLTIKINPTQDDEIMIHGEQDSLLGAWHGTEENPIVISGPIFDSGGLYNFEIEVRTIDEPTNIIENSGVYNADLTIVDTTNFLQKDVENQDIEFKIKSYFDNISNFQYDPISQQITFEMPFDWSEKKISHIPVVHEEVHFPKSFSEFFSPSYTGTANGIELFKASVTVDDYSVEDERIVHFVLLQDHLRFIKNQLEKSGKPLPNSIIFTLTKSENPGFPLTAFTKSEDFQVNLSWDPIEIMPGQNTNFIFTIRDGKTGEPIRNSAYTFVILQNDLEIYKSTGVAQVGGEFEKYTFSEDQTGPTIIKFENIKNSGQETSFGIVVAPEFGTIAIIILFSMLLTVVLISRNYFPKNLISN; via the coding sequence ATGAACAAAATAATTCTGTCATTATCAAAATTTGGAATTTTTGCGTTAACCATCTCTTTACTAATTCCTATTTCTAGTGTTTATGGACATGGATTTGGAATAGATACCATTTCATCTGTTGATGTAGAGGGTAAGAAAATTTCAATCTCAGTTGAGACTCCGATGTTCTTTGAACCAACTGGTGAAAAACAAATTACTATTACTGTAACTGAAACCGAAGCAAAGGAACAGGCAAAAAATGTTACTCTTCTAATTGGCTTATTTCATGAAAACAAAATGATATTTAGAAATTATTTTTTTACACCTGATGGAGTTCTTACAATCAAAATTAATCCTACACAAGATGATGAAATTATGATTCATGGAGAACAAGATTCTCTATTGGGTGCATGGCATGGAACAGAAGAAAATCCAATAGTGATCTCTGGTCCAATATTTGATTCAGGTGGATTATACAATTTTGAAATAGAAGTAAGAACAATTGATGAGCCTACAAATATTATTGAAAATTCTGGTGTTTACAATGCAGATTTGACTATAGTGGATACAACTAATTTTCTACAAAAAGATGTTGAAAATCAGGATATAGAGTTTAAAATAAAATCATATTTTGATAATATCTCCAATTTTCAATATGATCCTATTTCCCAACAAATAACATTTGAGATGCCTTTTGATTGGAGTGAAAAAAAAATATCTCATATTCCAGTAGTTCATGAGGAAGTACATTTTCCTAAGAGTTTTTCAGAATTTTTCTCTCCAAGTTATACTGGTACAGCTAATGGAATAGAGTTGTTTAAAGCATCTGTTACAGTTGATGATTATTCAGTAGAAGATGAGAGAATAGTTCATTTTGTATTGTTACAGGATCATCTTAGATTCATAAAGAACCAATTAGAAAAATCTGGAAAACCTTTACCTAATTCAATTATTTTTACACTTACAAAATCAGAAAATCCTGGATTTCCATTAACTGCATTTACAAAAAGTGAAGACTTTCAAGTAAATCTTTCATGGGATCCAATAGAAATAATGCCTGGACAAAATACCAATTTCATCTTTACAATTAGAGATGGTAAAACTGGAGAACCAATACGTAACTCTGCTTATACTTTTGTAATTTTACAGAATGATCTTGAAATCTATAAATCCACTGGAGTTGCACAGGTTGGAGGAGAATTTGAAAAGTATACATTTTCAGAAGATCAAACAGGTCCTACTATAATTAAATTTGAAAATATTAAAAACTCTGGTCAAGAGACATCTTTTGGAATTGTTGTCGCTCCTGAATTTGGAACAATTGCAATTATTATTTTATTTTCTATGTTATTGACGGTTGTTTTAATATCTAGAAACTACTTTCCTAAAAACTTGATTTCTAATTAA
- a CDS encoding LON peptidase substrate-binding domain-containing protein — translation MTETKILPIFPLDLVLFPRQELPLRIFEPRYKQLVDDCMIGDGQFGVCLIDANNSISGWTAPKSIGTIAKITKCEDVELDGMQLHIETIGRNKFKINKIIPPSFPQPPDYDPYSVEGHRNISEIHEKLGTEQKMYIRAEVELIPEIDDNISLDTWEKLVAMWKNKIIHQALPQIVEPHSLDHVLEKYYLTTEMPTIDYVYSLSAIGAKDPHELQPILEANNMDDLIQRVKELLTVNNPT, via the coding sequence TTGACAGAAACAAAAATTTTACCTATATTTCCTTTAGATTTAGTATTGTTTCCTAGACAGGAATTACCTCTAAGAATTTTTGAGCCTAGATACAAGCAGTTAGTTGATGATTGTATGATAGGTGATGGTCAATTTGGTGTATGTCTTATTGATGCAAATAACTCAATTAGTGGTTGGACTGCACCAAAATCAATTGGTACTATTGCAAAGATAACTAAATGTGAAGATGTAGAATTAGATGGGATGCAATTGCATATTGAGACCATTGGACGTAATAAATTTAAAATTAATAAAATAATTCCACCATCTTTTCCACAGCCTCCTGACTATGATCCATATTCGGTAGAAGGTCATAGAAATATTTCAGAAATACATGAAAAATTGGGAACAGAACAAAAAATGTACATTCGTGCTGAAGTTGAATTAATTCCTGAAATTGATGATAACATATCTTTAGACACATGGGAAAAACTAGTAGCAATGTGGAAAAATAAAATTATTCATCAAGCATTACCACAAATTGTCGAACCTCATTCACTTGATCATGTTTTAGAAAAATATTATCTTACAACAGAAATGCCTACAATTGATTATGTTTACTCGTTATCAGCTATAGGTGCTAAAGATCCACATGAATTACAACCAATATTAGAAGCAAATAATATGGATGATTTAATTCAGAGAGTTAAAGAATTACTCACAGTAAATAACCCAACATGA
- a CDS encoding metal ABC transporter substrate-binding protein yields the protein MNNQVKLAIIAIIITIPLISFGVFSSEPNQSKKTNESKLQVMSSFYPLHEFSQKVGQDKVDVKLLVPVGIEPHDWEPTIKDVQQMQKSDLIVINGIGFESWTDKLTEMNYQGVVVDTSNGIIEKNIEEFSINENVVTSGDPHIWLNPIFAKIQVQNIADAFSKSDPENEKYYKENAANYITELDLLDLKIRNELSNCNQNFIAFHDAFSYFSNEYGLIQHTILPSNTPHAEPTAKTLENVINKAKDLNLDVIFTEETADPKTSQVIANEIEGRILVLSPLEIGDDGTYISRMTENLNNLKEALC from the coding sequence GTGAATAACCAAGTAAAACTTGCAATAATTGCAATTATCATTACAATTCCGTTGATCTCATTTGGTGTTTTTTCAAGTGAACCAAACCAATCTAAAAAAACAAATGAATCAAAATTACAAGTAATGTCATCATTTTATCCATTACACGAGTTTTCTCAAAAAGTCGGTCAGGACAAAGTTGATGTCAAATTATTGGTTCCAGTTGGAATTGAACCACATGATTGGGAACCAACAATAAAGGATGTACAACAAATGCAAAAATCTGATCTTATTGTCATTAATGGAATTGGATTTGAAAGTTGGACTGATAAATTGACTGAAATGAATTATCAGGGAGTAGTAGTTGATACAAGTAATGGAATTATTGAAAAAAATATTGAAGAATTCTCAATAAATGAAAATGTTGTTACATCAGGTGACCCTCATATCTGGTTAAATCCTATTTTTGCAAAAATCCAAGTACAGAATATTGCTGACGCATTTTCTAAGTCCGATCCTGAAAATGAAAAATATTACAAAGAAAATGCTGCAAACTATATTACTGAATTAGATTTACTTGATTTAAAAATTCGAAATGAATTATCAAATTGTAATCAGAATTTTATAGCATTTCATGATGCATTTTCATATTTCTCAAATGAATATGGTCTTATTCAACATACAATACTTCCATCAAATACACCACATGCTGAGCCTACTGCCAAGACTTTAGAAAATGTGATCAATAAAGCAAAAGATCTCAATCTTGATGTAATATTCACTGAAGAAACTGCAGATCCAAAAACTTCTCAAGTAATTGCAAACGAAATCGAAGGAAGAATACTTGTTTTATCTCCACTAGAAATTGGTGATGATGGAACTTATATTTCTAGAATGACTGAGAATCTCAATAATCTCAAGGAGGCATTGTGTTGA
- a CDS encoding copper resistance CopC/CopD family protein encodes MKKILILSLFVLSMSIPYAAAHPFTLETIPSSSANAPIGVTEVIVYFSEPIDNNFSSLKVFDSNGDQIDNKDTKYYEGDYSLIVTTPPLEEGVYTVASKVLSKVDGHLVPNAFIFGVGEAKIDVGSLTKQDISDIVFLPEAGARFPGLVGQTIVLGAVIASIIIWGTQSKQLVRKELDKLENFHHGKFMTLTGVGLVLVFASNILVLAVQTIRLETSVIEVIKTDFGNIWTIRMIITVILLGLWFGMDRKKVLSIKNKIPMLIITLGLIGTSSLIGHGAASGETPALILDYIHNFVAAVWIGGIIYFVFALLPTFSQLEETKREKMSLVLIPRFSMMFIVAVGIVIISGPTLMWFLESNVSLITESIYGKLIFVKIAIAAVMIGFGGYFQFKIQKNAERDLQKGTIAIYKRLRKSLKFDVILGITLLGVVALLINGTLPAGEINQVDTQKVSHGFSSLEFSENAKFNVKISSFSSGTNTILVKVSDFENKPLYDSDQIKVKISYPERNISPIEIPMKIINQDENKPLEFQGDITFGFSGKWKLEVEAQRKQNANESVIIDLVVKPRLADLSTKIIGYQLPEPSKPLYPLYDGDDSIWISDPYSPRLWEFSIESQNFTSYSFDGLTSMLLTKDSEGKIWFTDTPRNQIGYFDPSNKQISTKTLPKIDPVIDSNTATFIQADFDGNIWISITNKDIILKYYPKTDTFEEIKMPAKGSLPFALTIDNEGKIWFTESASGKIGFIDPKDNKISEFMPEKPLASPEAIIFDEEGNLWIAEHTGTAITKFNPILETFERVSVIDKEALPYGMSFDRYGNIWIPQHTVDKIAVYDPYNKDLIEVTIPTVTSFVQFSTSDSKGNVWFVEQQGNKISMVKTTEIPVTISELDDKSNFSLKYSEIVSPLIAMGIIATSLFFVKNLRDKRRLNELIMSG; translated from the coding sequence ATGAAAAAAATTCTAATATTATCATTATTTGTTTTATCAATGTCTATTCCATATGCTGCAGCTCATCCATTTACTCTAGAAACTATTCCAAGTTCATCAGCAAATGCACCAATAGGAGTTACAGAAGTAATTGTTTATTTTTCAGAACCGATTGATAATAATTTTAGTTCACTAAAGGTATTTGATAGTAATGGAGATCAAATCGACAATAAAGATACTAAATATTATGAAGGGGATTATTCTTTAATTGTAACTACACCGCCATTAGAAGAAGGAGTATACACAGTAGCTAGCAAAGTTTTATCAAAAGTCGATGGTCATTTGGTTCCTAATGCATTTATTTTTGGAGTAGGAGAGGCTAAAATCGATGTAGGATCATTAACTAAACAAGATATTTCAGACATAGTATTTTTACCAGAAGCCGGAGCAAGATTTCCAGGACTTGTTGGTCAAACTATTGTTTTGGGAGCTGTAATTGCATCTATAATCATTTGGGGAACACAAAGCAAACAACTTGTTAGAAAAGAATTGGACAAACTTGAAAACTTTCATCATGGAAAATTCATGACACTCACAGGTGTTGGGCTAGTACTAGTATTTGCATCAAATATTTTGGTATTAGCTGTACAAACTATAAGATTAGAAACTTCAGTAATTGAAGTAATTAAAACTGATTTTGGAAATATTTGGACAATTAGAATGATAATTACAGTTATTTTGTTAGGTTTATGGTTTGGAATGGATAGAAAAAAGGTACTATCTATAAAAAACAAAATTCCAATGCTAATAATCACACTTGGATTAATTGGCACATCAAGTTTAATTGGACATGGTGCAGCCAGTGGTGAAACTCCTGCATTAATTCTAGATTATATTCATAATTTTGTAGCGGCAGTTTGGATCGGTGGAATAATTTATTTTGTATTTGCTTTACTACCTACATTTTCACAGTTAGAAGAAACAAAGAGAGAGAAGATGTCACTTGTTTTAATTCCAAGATTTTCAATGATGTTTATAGTTGCAGTTGGAATTGTAATTATCTCTGGACCTACACTAATGTGGTTTTTGGAAAGTAATGTAAGCTTGATTACAGAATCAATTTATGGAAAATTAATTTTTGTAAAAATTGCAATTGCTGCAGTTATGATTGGTTTTGGCGGATATTTTCAGTTTAAAATTCAAAAAAATGCTGAGAGGGATTTACAAAAAGGAACTATTGCAATATACAAAAGACTAAGAAAATCATTGAAATTTGACGTCATATTAGGAATAACACTCTTGGGAGTGGTTGCATTACTAATTAATGGAACATTACCAGCTGGAGAAATTAATCAGGTAGACACTCAAAAAGTGTCACATGGATTTAGCAGCTTAGAATTTTCAGAAAACGCAAAATTCAATGTTAAGATATCATCATTTTCAAGTGGAACAAACACGATTTTAGTTAAGGTTAGTGATTTTGAAAATAAACCGTTGTATGATTCAGATCAAATTAAAGTAAAGATCTCATATCCTGAAAGAAATATTTCACCGATAGAAATTCCAATGAAAATTATTAATCAAGACGAAAATAAACCGCTTGAATTTCAAGGTGATATTACTTTTGGGTTTTCAGGTAAATGGAAATTAGAAGTAGAAGCCCAAAGAAAACAAAATGCAAATGAATCAGTAATTATAGATTTAGTAGTTAAACCAAGATTGGCAGATCTATCAACCAAAATTATCGGATACCAGTTACCTGAGCCTTCAAAACCACTTTATCCACTGTATGATGGAGATGATTCAATTTGGATAAGCGATCCATATTCTCCAAGATTATGGGAATTCTCAATTGAATCACAGAATTTTACATCATATTCATTTGACGGATTGACTTCTATGTTACTTACAAAAGATAGTGAAGGAAAAATTTGGTTTACAGATACACCAAGGAATCAAATAGGATATTTTGATCCAAGCAATAAACAAATCAGCACAAAAACATTACCAAAAATAGATCCTGTTATTGATAGTAACACTGCAACTTTCATACAAGCAGATTTTGATGGAAATATTTGGATTTCAATTACTAACAAAGATATTATTTTAAAATATTACCCAAAAACAGATACTTTTGAAGAAATCAAAATGCCTGCAAAAGGATCATTACCATTTGCTTTAACAATTGATAATGAAGGAAAAATTTGGTTTACAGAATCAGCTTCTGGTAAAATTGGATTTATCGATCCAAAAGATAACAAAATATCAGAGTTTATGCCTGAAAAGCCTCTTGCATCCCCAGAAGCAATAATTTTTGATGAAGAAGGGAATTTATGGATTGCAGAACATACTGGTACTGCAATTACCAAATTCAATCCAATTCTAGAAACATTTGAAAGAGTTTCAGTGATAGATAAAGAGGCATTGCCATATGGAATGTCATTTGATAGATATGGAAATATTTGGATCCCACAGCATACGGTAGATAAGATTGCAGTATATGATCCATATAACAAAGATTTGATTGAGGTTACAATTCCTACTGTTACATCATTTGTACAATTTTCAACATCAGATAGTAAAGGTAATGTGTGGTTTGTTGAACAACAAGGAAATAAGATATCAATGGTAAAGACCACAGAGATTCCAGTCACAATATCTGAATTAGATGACAAGAGTAATTTTTCACTGAAATATTCTGAAATAGTATCACCATTAATTGCAATGGGAATTATTGCAACATCGTTGTTCTTTGTTAAAAATCTAAGAGATAAAAGAAGATTAAATGAATTAATTATGTCTGGATAA
- the pyrB gene encoding aspartate carbamoyltransferase — protein MNEFYQKDIISIKDFNKVQLEQIFASTDKIIKLNPIERREICKGNGLGYLFYEPSTRTRLSFDAAMASVGGNSLGISDISSSSTKKGESLADTVRIMSNYSDVLVLRHPLDGSSRFAAEVSSKPVINAGSGTEEHPTQAIQDLFTIRKEKKKIDGLKIGIIGDLKYGRTVYSLLHGLGNYDVDVHLISPESLRIRSDSIYEIKKKLSFTESTKIEDYIDDLDVLYVTRIQKERFPDEEEYLKVKGSYVVGLDLLQKMKDDSIILHPLPRLDEISTDVDNTKNAKYFEQAEYGKHTRAALLGLILNENGF, from the coding sequence ATGAACGAGTTCTACCAAAAAGACATAATTTCAATCAAGGATTTTAACAAGGTTCAGCTCGAACAAATCTTTGCATCCACTGATAAAATAATAAAACTTAATCCTATAGAAAGAAGGGAAATTTGTAAAGGAAATGGTTTAGGTTATCTCTTTTATGAGCCAAGTACTAGGACTCGTCTTAGTTTTGATGCTGCTATGGCCTCAGTTGGTGGTAATTCTTTGGGAATTTCTGATATCTCGTCATCATCTACCAAAAAAGGTGAGAGTCTAGCAGATACTGTTAGAATCATGTCAAATTATTCTGATGTACTTGTACTTAGACATCCTCTTGACGGCTCTAGTAGATTTGCAGCTGAAGTTTCTTCAAAACCTGTTATCAATGCTGGTAGTGGAACTGAAGAACATCCCACACAAGCAATACAAGATCTGTTTACAATAAGAAAAGAGAAGAAAAAAATTGACGGTCTAAAAATAGGAATTATCGGTGATCTAAAATATGGAAGAACAGTTTATTCTCTCTTACATGGACTTGGAAATTATGATGTTGATGTCCATTTAATTTCCCCCGAATCATTACGAATTAGATCAGATTCAATCTATGAAATAAAAAAGAAATTGTCTTTTACCGAATCTACTAAAATCGAGGATTACATAGATGACCTTGATGTTCTATATGTAACACGAATTCAAAAAGAGAGATTTCCAGATGAGGAAGAATATCTCAAAGTAAAGGGAAGCTATGTTGTGGGATTGGATTTATTGCAAAAAATGAAAGATGATTCTATTATTTTGCATCCGTTACCTAGACTAGATGAAATATCAACTGATGTTGATAATACAAAAAATGCAAAATATTTTGAACAGGCTGAATATGGAAAACATACAAGAGCCGCATTACTTGGATTAATTCTCAACGAAAACGGCTTCTAA
- a CDS encoding metal ABC transporter ATP-binding protein, translated as MLKIVEIEHLTIEYPDVKAIDDVSFTVNQGDFLGIIGPNGAGKSTLFASMLSLNTKYKGIIKFFGIDIRKSKNYLKEIGYVPQKPIFEKNFPATVNDVVKMGLHKESNENKIDEILQQLWIHELSERRIGELSGGQQQRVFIAKALVNNPKVLILDEPVTGIDQQSIDLFYSILKELNSKQNITIIWSSHDLDAVNQLANHVACLNRTLFFHGESDEFFNNDDLVKQYSEASMQEHMHHH; from the coding sequence GTGTTGAAAATAGTTGAGATTGAACATCTTACGATAGAATATCCTGATGTCAAGGCTATAGATGATGTCAGTTTTACAGTCAATCAAGGTGATTTTTTAGGCATAATTGGTCCAAATGGCGCAGGAAAATCTACTCTTTTTGCTTCAATGCTTAGTCTGAATACAAAATACAAGGGAATAATAAAATTTTTTGGCATCGATATTAGGAAATCAAAAAATTATCTCAAAGAGATTGGTTATGTCCCACAAAAACCTATTTTTGAGAAAAATTTTCCTGCAACTGTAAATGATGTTGTTAAAATGGGATTGCACAAAGAGTCCAATGAAAATAAAATTGATGAAATATTGCAGCAGCTTTGGATACATGAGTTAAGTGAAAGAAGAATAGGTGAGCTATCAGGTGGACAACAACAACGTGTCTTTATTGCAAAAGCTTTGGTTAACAATCCAAAAGTTTTGATTTTAGATGAGCCTGTTACAGGAATTGATCAACAAAGCATAGATCTTTTTTATAGTATTTTAAAAGAACTAAATTCCAAACAAAACATTACAATCATTTGGTCTTCACATGATTTGGATGCAGTAAATCAATTAGCAAATCATGTAGCTTGTCTTAATAGAACTCTTTTCTTTCACGGAGAATCTGATGAATTTTTTAATAATGATGATCTTGTAAAACAATATTCTGAAGCTTCTATGCAGGAACATATGCATCATCATTAG
- a CDS encoding ATP synthase subunit C has translation MKSIVLLLLATIAISATGLTGIAYAQEESAAGSADSMKLLGAGLAFGLAAAGAGIGLGQVGAAGLAVISENPALQSKVFIFVGMVESIAIYGIVMMFIILGQ, from the coding sequence ATGAAATCTATCGTATTGCTACTTTTGGCAACAATTGCAATATCTGCAACTGGATTGACCGGCATTGCTTATGCACAGGAAGAATCCGCAGCAGGTAGTGCAGACTCGATGAAACTTCTAGGTGCAGGTTTGGCCTTTGGCTTAGCAGCAGCTGGAGCAGGTATCGGTTTGGGTCAAGTTGGCGCAGCAGGTCTTGCAGTAATTAGTGAAAACCCAGCATTGCAGTCAAAAGTATTCATTTTCGTAGGTATGGTTGAATCAATCGCAATCTACGGTATAGTCATGATGTTCATCATCCTGGGACAATAA